The genomic interval TACATTTAAGCCAACCATGGATGGAATAGTATGGTTAATTTACGTGTATTAATATACCAAACGTGGGGTGGAATTATCATCACCCACTTATCGTATGGCTCTTGGTCCAGCTTGTCGTTAAGTTTAGGTGACAAGGTAACTCTTAGTTCGAATGACTTTGCTTTGGAACGAGCAACTAGTGATTTTTGAGCACTATATTATTACATGGCATTCAAAATACATTACCCACGCATGAATTATGCGATAGTGAGTTAAGActtatattttgtgtattaCACAATACTAATTGTTATCTTCTGCCTCTAAAAAAGCTGGCTAGCTCTGTGTAAATGAAGTTAGCCACGTAAGctacaaaaagaataaaaaacttaACAGAGAAGCAAAACCCTATTCATGAAACCTCTCAtaaatcagaatcagaataaataCAGGGTGGTGTAAAACTTTGCTTGCTTGTGACATAGTAGATTTTCTGATCTGCAGATTGATTCTACCTcgctcctttttctttttgatgaaataTAATGCTCACCAATGATGCAAGGAGACCTCATGATCTTCAAGTCTTTGACATAATGCTTTAGGCTCAGACTACACAGTATGTATAGACAAGACAAAACTTCATATTTCGGACATGGCTAGTAAAAGATTGTATTGATCGTGGAAATTTTGCtaactcattttaattttcgaCGGAATGAGTTGTTATATTAGTTTCATAAGTATTGCTATTAGTACGTACGAGTCAACCTCCATGTGAAACTGGAGTATTACTTATCCTGAGCTAGCAGCAAGTAACTCAAGTTGCGTATTACACAGTAAACATGGCAACCACAGCTCTCAAATTGAcatttctctcatttttacCACCACATGAATGCCTTCTCATTGGAGCAGGACTTATCGTTTTTCAAAAAAAGGAAGGACTGTGAACAAAGTTTGAACAAAAGATAGTAGGGCAgccaaaaaggaaataaatgcCCATGAGTTGTTGAAATATGTGTGTCTCAAGTTGGCCATCCATCTGTTCCAACGCCTGCTGCAATGCTTATTCACATCGTAGAACAGTTGCTTGTAATAACTCTCAGGGGAAAGCACCAGAAAGAAACCAATGGTATTGAAAATGTTGGCAATCACTTGATCATCTCCTATGCGGTTTTTGATGATTCCGTGCTGACAAAGTAATTCCACGTCTTTTGGAGAGGCAATGAGGCATTCCATGAGATTCATATAATCAGTCACATAATTTAGAGTGTCGTCCTTGGAAGAGAACTGCTCATAGACTATGAGATTTCTCCAAAAAGGATCAGAGTCGTCATCAATATTCAATCTTGGGAATTTCATTACTCCATTTTCAAACTTCACATCAAACAAGCTTTCTCCATCGGCCTGCATGAACTTGATTCCAGCTTCTTCAATCTCTGCGGCGCAACGATGCCAACGAATCACCTCTCTATATTTTCTGTCTGCTGCCACCTTTGAGTTGTTGTTCCTCATCCTTGAAGGTGAAGGCTGCCAGTTAAGGTGCATAAAATCCACTAGATGTTTGATTTCGATGGGGTAATATTGAGAGTAATGTGCATAGCCGACACCGGGAAGTGCAGATCCAAAGAACGAATAAATCATCCCATGGAAATCTTCTGTGTCATTTGGCATCATGGTCATGGCGAAGAACTCGTGAAGGACAAAGAAGggaagttgattttcaatCAATAGCAAGTCACGGCGCAACCTCTTGATGATACAACGCAGATTGAAAATGGGATCATCATCTCCTCGCAAATTTGACATAGAATACTTCCGGAATAACTCGGTCATAAAGCAAGCATCGAGCAGCATCATTTCCACGAACTGGTCTTG from Citrus sinensis cultivar Valencia sweet orange chromosome 9, DVS_A1.0, whole genome shotgun sequence carries:
- the LOC107175212 gene encoding UPF0481 protein At3g47200-like; the encoded protein is MEEHKMCYLKVLLWRRGECNVTRYVTAMRTFGERARKCYAESVSLEQDQFVEMMLLDACFMTELFRKYSMSNLRGDDDPIFNLRCIIKRLRRDLLLIENQLPFFVLHEFFAMTMMPNDTEDFHGMIYSFFGSALPGVGYAHYSQYYPIEIKHLVDFMHLNWQPSPSRMRNNNSKVAADRKYREVIRWHRCAAEIEEAGIKFMQADGESLFDVKFENGVMKFPRLNIDDDSDPFWRNLIVYEQFSSKDDTLNYVTDYMNLMECLIASPKDVELLCQHGIIKNRIGDDQVIANIFNTIGFFLVLSPESYYKQLFYDVNKHCSRRWNRWMANLRHTYFNNSWAFISFLAALLSFVQTLFTVLPFFEKR